From a single Stigmatopora nigra isolate UIUO_SnigA chromosome 21, RoL_Snig_1.1, whole genome shotgun sequence genomic region:
- the ndufv1 gene encoding NADH dehydrogenase [ubiquinone] flavoprotein 1, mitochondrial — protein sequence MLSLSRAVASGVARAPAALSQGLVVRFNSTAQSPPKKTTFGPLADEDRIFTNLYGRHDWQLNGAMKRGDWYKTKEILLKGVDWILNEIKVSGLRGRGGAGFPTGMKWSFMNKPSDGRPKYLVVNADEGEPGTCKDREIMRNDPHKLVEGCLVAGKAMGARAAYIYIRGEFYNESSNLQVAINEAYAAGLIGRNACGSGYDFDVFVMRGAGAYICGEETALIESLEGKQGKPRLKPPFPADVGVFGCPTTVANVETVAVAPTICRRGGSWFLGFGRERNSGTKLFNISGHVNHPCTVEEEMSIPLKELIERHAGGVRGGWDNLLAVIPGGSSTPLIPKKVCEEVLMDFDGLLQAQTGLGTAALIVMDKSTDIIRAIARLIEFYKHESCGQCTPCREGVDWMNNMMWRFVQGDARQSEIDMIWEISKQIEGHTICALGDGAAWPVQGLIRHFRPIMESRIAQFKQQKQASA from the exons ATGCTGTCGTTGTCTCGGGCTGTTGCAAGCGGGGTAGCCCGCGCCCCAGCGGCCCTCAGTCAAGGGCTCGTGGTCCGATTCAACAGCACTGCCCAG AGTCCTCCCAAGAAAACCACCTTCGGGCCACTGGCAGATGAGGACCGAATTTTCACCAACCTCTATGGCCGCCACGACTGGCA GTTGAACGGCGCCATGAAGCGAGGCGACTGGTACAAGACCAAGGAGATCCTCCTTAAGGGCGTGGACTGGATTCTCAACGAGATCAAAGTGTCGGGCTTACGTGGGAGGGGCGGCGCCGGATTCCCCACTGGTATGAAGTGGAGTTTTATGAACAAGCCCAGTGATGGCAG GCCAAAGTATCTGGTCGTGAACGCTGACGAAGGGGAACCGGGCACATGCAAAGACCGGGAGATCATGAGAAACGACCCCCACAAACTGGTGGAGGGTTGCCTGGTGGCCGGCAAGGCCATGGGGGCGCGTGCCGCCTACATCTACATCCGGGGGGAGTTCTACAACGAGTCGTCCAACTTACAG GTGGCCATCAACGAGGCCTACGCGGCGGGGCTCATCGGCAGGAATGCCTGCGGCTCGGGCTACGACTTTGACGTCTTCGTCATGCGCGGCGCCGGCGCCTACATCTGCGGCGAGGAGACGGCGCTCATTGAGTCCCTGGAGGGGAAGCAGGGCAAGCCGCGGCTCAAGCCCCCCTTTCCCGCCGACGTGG GTGTGTTTGGCTGCCCGACGACGGTCGCCAACGTAGAAACGGTGGCCGTGGCGCCCACCATCTGTCGCCGAGGCGGCTCCTGGTTTCTGGGCTTCGGCCGGGAGAGAAACTCGGGCACCAAACTTTTCAACATCTCCGGCCACGTCAACCACCCGTGCACCGTGGAGGAGGAGATGTCCATCCCGCTGAAAGAACTCATCGAAAGGCACGCGG GCGGCGTTCGAGGGGGCTGGGACAACCTGCTGGCCGTCATCCCCGGCGGTTCGTCCACGCCTCTCATTCCCAAAAAGGTGTGCGAAGAGGTGCTGATGGACTTTGACGGCCTCCTCCAGGCTCAGACCGGCCTGGGCACGGCCGCCCTCATCGTCATGGACAAATCG ACGGACATTATTCGAGCCATCGCCCGCCTGATTGAATTCTACAAGCACGAGAGCTGTGGCCAATGCACGCCATGCAGAGAAG GGGTGGACTGGATGAACAACATGATGTGGCGCTTCGTTCAAGGCGACGCGCGCCAGTCCGAGATCGACATGATCTGGGAGATCAGCAAGCAGATCGAAGGTCACACCATCTGTGCCCTGGGAGACGGCGCCGCCTGGCCCGTTCAG GGACTGATCCGACACTTCAGGCCCATCATGGAGAGCCGGATTGCCCAATTCAAGCAGCAGAAGCAGGCCAGCGCTTAA
- the hcn3 gene encoding potassium/sodium hyperpolarization-activated cyclic nucleotide-gated channel 2: protein MSSPSRSPGLAEHGGEAARFRSWSALRLSRWRSGSGKAGRAGTPPDRRADVSQTLFSLVKTHNDDYAADPDGELDPSGAEGDGEEDDGQGARAERTAGAFLRRRLGAMLEPGVNKFSLRVFGSQRGVAAEQARVKSFGVWIIHPYSDFRFYWDLVMLILMMSNLVILPWGITFFEDQNTVPWITFNVLSDTLFLMDLVFNFRTGIQGEDSHIVLDPKRIRVQYLRSWFLVDFVSSIPVDYIFLVVDLESLQDSSDVYRTARALRIVRFTKILSLLRLLRLSRLIRYVHQWEEMFNMTYDLASAVVRIVNLIGMMLLLCHWDGCLTFMVPMLQDFPTDCWVSKNDMVNATWHIQYSYSLFMAMSHMLCIGYGAHPPEGLSDVWLTMISMVVGATCYAMFLGHAANLVQSLDASHRQYQEKYKQVEQYMSFHKLPSDVRQRIHDYYEQRFQGKMFDEDSILGELSDPLKEEIVSYNCRGLVANMPLFANTDPHFVTVILTKLRFEVFQPGDYIVREGTLGRKMYFIQHGTVVVTPRGSKDVRLNDGAYFGEICLLTQGRRTASVLAETYCRLYSLSVDSFNEVLEEHPLMRRAFESVAVDRLGRVARRPSHQPNPTNEPIPSL from the exons ATGAGCAGCCCATCCAGGAGCCCCGGCCTGGCCGAGCACGGAGGCGAGGCGGCGCGTTTCCGCAGCTGGAGCGCCCTGCGCCTGTCCCGCTGGAGGAGCGGATCCGGGAAGGCCGGGCGAGCCGGGACGCCTCCCGACAGGCGCGCCGACGTCAGCCAGACGCTCTTTTCCTTGGTCAAGACTCACAACGACGACTACGCCGCCGACCCCGACGGAGAGCTGGACCCCAGCGGGGCTGAAGGCGACGGGGAAGAGGACGACGGGCAGGGCGCTCGGGCCGAACGGACGGCCGGCGCCTTCCTGCGACGGCGCCTGGGGGCCATGCTGGAGCCCGGCGTCAACAAGTTCTCCTTGCGCGTGTTCGGCAGCCAGAGGGGCGTCGCCGCCGAGCAGGCCAGGGTCAAGTCTTTCGGGGTGTGGATCATCCATCCCTACAGTGACTTCAG GTTCTACTGGGACCTGGTGATGCTGATCCTGATGATGAGCAACCTGGTCATCCTGCCCTGGGGCATCACCTTCTTCGAGGACCAGAATACGGTCCCGTGGATCACCTTCAACGTGCTCTCCGACACGCTCTTCCTCATGGACCTGGTGTTCAACTTCCGCACGGGCATCCAGGGCGAGGACAGCCACATCGTGCTGGACCCCAAACGCATCCGTGTGCAATACTTGCGCTCCTGGTTCCTGGTGGACTTTGTCTCCTCCATCCCGGTGGACTACATCTTCCTGGTGGTGGACCTGGAGTCCCTGCAGGACTCGTCCGACGTGTACCGGACGGCCCGGGCGCTGAGAATCGTGCGCTTCACCAAGATCCTGAGCCTGCTGCGACTCTTGCGCCTGTCCCGCCTCATCCGCTACGTCCACCAGTGGGAGGAG ATGTTCAACATGACATACGACCTGGCCAGCGCGGTGGTCCGCATCGTCAACCTGATCGGGATGATGCTGCTCCTGTGCCACTGGGATGGTTGCCTGACCTTCATGGTGCCCATGCTGCAGGACTTCCCCACCGACTGCTGGGTGTCCAAGAACGACATGGTG aACGCCACATGGCACATCCAGTACTCATACTCCCTGTTCATGGCCATGAGTCACATGCTATGCATCGGCTACGGCGCCCACCCTCCGGAGGGCCTGAGCGACGTGTGGCTGACCATGATCAGCATGGTGGTGGGCGCCACCTGCTACGCCATGTTTTTGGGCCACGCCGCCAACCTGGTGCAGTCTTTGGATGCCTCCCATCGCCAGTACCAGGAGAAG TATAAGCAAGTGGAGCAGTACATGTCCTTCCACAAGCTGCCTTCAGACGTCAGGCAGAGGATCCACGACTATTATGAGCAGAGATTCCAAGGCAAGATGTTTGATGAAGACAGTATTCTGGGAGAGCTGAGCGATCCATTGAAAGAg GAAATTGTCAGCTACAACTGCCGCGGCCTGGTAGCCAACATGCCCCTCTTCGCCAACACCGACCCTCACTTTGTCACCGTCATTCTCACCAAGCTGCGCTTCGAGGTCTTCCAGCCCGGCGACTACATCGTCCGGGAGGGAACGCTGGGTCGCAAAATGTACTTCATCCAGCACGGCACCGTGGTGGTCACGCCGCGAGGCAGCAAGGACGTCCGACTCAACGACGGGGCCTATTTCGGGG AAATCTGCCTGCTGACTCAAGGTCGACGCACGGCTAGCGTGTTAGCCGAGACGTATTGTCGTCTATACTCCCTGAGCGTGGACAGCTTTAACGAAGTGCTGGAGGAGCACCCGCTCATGAGGCGGGCCTTCGAGAGCGTGGCCGTGGACCGACTGGGTCGGGTCGCCAGGAGGCCCAGTCACCAACCTAACCCAACTAACGAACCCATTCCTTCCCTTTGA
- the ecm1a gene encoding extracellular matrix protein 1 has translation MARMGLVQAFGILLIVFLAESLDVPFPPARPVAHNLANICSRGQGRPRYAEGFFPRSGAGTLKRRAKAINRLESWYVGCCGLPEDNWEAAALCCARQAWKEALGQFCMEEFGTMTAHYECCRKDGQERWTCFDSELPNPNYEATPGYSAPAMPAEPGFVFDVGAC, from the exons ATGGCTCGGATGGGACTTGTTCAAGCGTTTGGAATTCTCCTGATTGTCTTCCTCG CCGAGTCCCTCGACGTGCCGTTCCCGCCGGCCCGACCCGTGGCCCATAACTTGGCCAACATCTGCAGCCGGGGTCAAGGTCGACCCAGGTACGCCGAAGGCTTCTTCCCCAGGTCGGGGGCGGGAACCTTGAAGCGGCGCGCCAAGGCCATCAACCGCCTGGAGTCCTGGTACGTGGGCTGCTGTGGTCTGCCGGAGGACAACTGGGAAGCGGCCGCTCTCTGTTGCGCCAGGCAAGCT TGGAAGGAGGCCCTGGGCCAATTCTGCATGGAAGAGTTCGGCACCATGACGGCCCATTACGAGTGCTGCCGAAAGGACGGGCAGGAGCGTTGGACCTGCTTTGACAGCGAGCTGCCCAACCCCAACTATGAAGCCACGCCGGGCTACAGCGCTCCCGCGATGCCTGCCGAACCCGGCTTTGTCTTTGACGTGGGTGCTTGCTAA
- the LOC144214474 gene encoding phosphatidylinositol 4-phosphate 5-kinase type-1 alpha-like produces MFCIQPDDYMCSLCSEDLIELSNPGASGSLFYLSNDDQFIIKTVQRKEAEFLQKLLPGYFMNLNQNKRTLLPKFYGLYCIQANGKNIRMVVMNNLLPSTVQLHLKFDLKGSTYNRRASTKERAKTSPTFKDLDFLQDMSDGMLLDADMYNAFCKTVQRDCLVLQSFKIMDYSLLLGIHEVDRAGEETEQAAERRKPHNQKFLYSTPMEAIQAKARDGGSPGSHDPTGGIPARNSKGQRLLVYIGIIDILQSYRFIKMLEHTWKSLVQDGDTVSVHRPDFYADRFQRFMCNTVFKKAQLKTSPSKRRHSSLKKSESGAPEQSGNQNQNQNSETVAKADKSSEGKEESEKDNGAQEKTNSEVVNGNTG; encoded by the exons ATGTTTTGCATCCAGCCCGACGACTACATG TGTTCTCTGTGCAGCGAGGACCTGATCGAGCTGTCCAATCCGGGAGCCAGCGGCTCGCTCTTCTACCTCTCCAACGACGACCAGTTCATCATCAAAACGGTGCAACGCAAGGAAGCCGAATTTTTGCAGAAGCTGCTTCCCGGATACTTCATG AACTTGAACCAGAACAAGCGGACCCTCCTACCCAAGTTCTACGGCCTGTACTGCATCCAAGCCAATGGCAAGAACATCCGCATGGTGGTCATGAATAACCTGCTGCCCTCCACGGTTCAACTGCACCTCAAGTTCGACCTGAAGGGCTCCACGTACAACCGCCGGGCCTCCACTAAAGAGCGGGCCAAAACGTCGCCCACCTTCAAGGACCTGGACTTTCTTCAAGACATGTCGGACGGGATGCTGCTGGACGCCGACATGTACAACGCCTTCTGCAAGACGGTACAGCGGGACTGCCTG GTGCTGCAGAGTTTCAAGATCATGGACTACAGTCTTCTGCTGGGGATTCACGAGGTGGACCGGGCCGGGGAAGAGACGGAGCAGGCGGCCGAAAGGAGGAAGCCGCATAACCAGAAGTTTCTGTACAGCACGCCCATGGAGGCCATTCAGGCCAAAGCCAGGGACGGAGGATCGCCGGGAAGTCACGACCC CACGGGAGGAATCCCAGCACGAAACTCCAAAGGACAAAGACTGCTGGTATATATTGGCATCATTGACATTCTGCAGTCCTACAG ATTCATTAAGATGCTGGAGCACACCTGGAAATCACTAGTTCAAGACGGG GACACGGTGTCCGTGCACAGACCCGATTTCTACGCCGACCGATTCCAAAGGTTCATGTGCAACACGGTTTTCAAAAAGGCCCAAT TGAAAACATCACCATCCAAGAGGCGCCACAGTAGTTTAAAGAAGTCCGAGAGTGGCGCACCAGAACAGAGCGGAAATCAGAACCAGAATCAGAATTCAGAGACAGTTGCCAAGGCTGACAAAAGCTCGGAAGGCAAAGAGGAGTCAGAGAAAGATAATG GAGCTCAGGAAAAAACGAACTCTGAAGTGGTGAATGGAAACACTGGATGA
- the psmd4a gene encoding 26S proteasome non-ATPase regulatory subunit 4a, which produces MVLESTMVCVDNSEYMRNGDFLPTRLQAQQDAVNIVCHSKTRSNPENNVGLITMANNCEVLTTLTPDSGRILSKLHAVQPRGNICFCTGIRVAHLALKHRQGKNHKMRIIAFVGSPVEDNEKELVKMAKRLKKEKVNVDIINFGEEELNTEKLTAFINTLNGKEGAGSHLVTVPPGPSLADALLSSPILAGEGGSMMGLGASDFEFGVDPSADPELALALRVSMEEQRQRQEEETRRAAAASVAEGSVPMPAVDESEEALLKMSVSQPETGAAVIPDFSSMTEEEQIAYAMQMSLAGGEYSEMDTGVPMEASDSVKEEDDYDVMQDPEFLQSVLENLPGVDPNNEAIRNAMGSLASQTGNKPEGKKDEEKKK; this is translated from the exons ATGGTGCTCGAAAGTACTATGGTCTG CGTGGACAACAGTGAATACATGCGAAATGGCGACTTTCTCCCGACAAGGCTTCAAGCCCAGCAAGACGCTGTCAACATTGTGTGTCACTCCAAAACACGCAGCAACCCCGAGAATAACGTGGGCCTCATCACTATGGCTAA TAACTGTGAGGTGCTGACTACCCTGACGCCAGACTCTGGGCGCATTTTGTCCAAGCTTCACGCCGTCCAACCCAGAGGAAATATCTGCTTCTGCACGGGCATTCGAGTGGCTCAC CTGGCTTTAAAGCATCGCCAAGGCAAAAACCACAAGATGAGGATCATTGCCTTTGTGGGAAGTCCCGTGGAGGACAATGAAAAGGAA CTTGTCAAAATGGCTAAACGCTTGAAAAAAGAGAAAGTGAATGTGGATATCATTAACTTTGGAGAAGAG GAATTGAATACGGAGAAACTGACCGCCTTCATCAATACGCTCAACGGCAAGGAGGGTGCGGGCTCTCACCTGGTGACGGTGCCACCGGGTCCCAGCTTGGCCGACGCCCTGCTCTCTTCTCCCATCCTGGCCGGCGAAGGAGGCTCCATGATGGGTCTCGGCGCTAGCGACTTTGAGTTTGGGGTCGACCCCAGCGCCGACCCGGAGCTCGCCCTG GCTTTGCGTGTGTCCATGGAAGAGCAGCGCCAGAGGCAGGAAGAGGAGACCCGAAGAGCCGCGGCGGCGTCAGTGGCGGAAGGCAGCGTGCCCATGCCTGCTGTGGATG AATCTGAGGAGGCTTTGTTGAAGATGTCCGTCTCTCAGCCTGAGACGGGCGCCGCCGTCATACCCGATTTCAGCAGCATGACCGAGGAGGAGCAGATTGCCTACGCCATGCAGATGTCCCTGGCCGGAGGAG AGTACAGTGAAATGGACACTGGTGTTCCTATGGAAGCATCGGATTCTGTGAAG GAGGAAGACGACTACGACGTGATGCAGGACCCCGAGTTCCTGCAAAGCGTGTTGGAGAACCTGCCCGGCGTGGACCCCAACAACGAAGCCATCCGCAATGCCATGGGCTCCCTGGCTTCTCAAACGGGCAACAAGCCTGAAGGCAAAAAAGatgaggagaagaaaaaatga
- the znf687b gene encoding zinc finger protein 687b, whose protein sequence is MGDMKTPDFDDLLAAFDIPDIDAKEAIQSAPDEAEGAPHGPGGAALGKPDNGAGSLSPSDVQGDTSIVSVIVKNKVHAETAAADDDEGDAQPDAIHVIARAGADAGPRLGGMVESDALNHNGFGMSGVAVPLAVGQSNGAPWPLSAPKPPAEISATTKSAKQGGNIFNRLKPLLGPASGDPVGRARKMQLLQQQQDAGQDRADGLKAALPSASSAGLTPTYFPPSKALPAPPGTLLSHVKPFNGAPKMADYRPMEEEEDEDSDADLDSPLVIQESPDSPISAQMNRRYKDITQPAPGAPPQPKPGYAPQEASPSPRSASAGVETPQPEEKHPEHVIEERDSPESPEPEAPKAGAQAPHAKRCSSPAAASTPPSSELREPKEEEEEMEVGNATDKAADAAADKPEDGGEEKTVVEESKAKAVPPTAAPAVPGAPSRPLKVRIKTIKTSTGGITRTVTRVAPKGALGGKGLDPKGKVLVSKGLKSEQQGNASALNALPVSTLAASSVMLAAATKVQNKLAASDKAKVSVTAVNVTKSAALPAAPGVGPSGKFGARSAAKGSPNGAGGAPHSGKPASIVNSAGAVISRSQSSLVEAFNKILNSKNLLPSYKPDLSAPPPPEWGLPLPASGYRCLECGDAFALERSLARHYDRRSLRIEVTCNHCAKRLAFFNKCSLLLHAREHKERGLVMQCSHLVMRPVTVEQMIGQQDVTPVGAGLLSSSSPSAAASGSGSASSPMKDGGGPPRQVRRAPQGPQALMPLPCKKAEGLQYNNYKCPECQTQFSSKAAMVTHFQQIRAASNSTCSQCSPPMMLPNSCAVSAHQRIHKHKAPHVCPECGGVARQAAFQTHLDEACLHFARRIGYRCSSCQVVFGGLNSIKSHIQTAHCEVFHKCPSCPMAFKSAPSAQSHIGTQHPTLTGGQAKMIYKCVMCDTVFTQKPLLYMHFDTHLAKQKVHVFKCPDCTKLYAQKGSMMEHIKTAHRGSAAKQESASEPPAAMATAPAPVSAPKAKPPPKPDNSDGEDWGRDNEEDDEEEEEEDDDGDEDYEGPGSAGPTAGAPAEWTCPQCQSTFTDNDDYLSHVKMEHGKFPCRICGGNFSTSSSLRRHERVIHEGNKRVFHCQYCTEGKRTFGSRFLLDKHIRLKHKSADGQAAPMTRKRAATGTEAPGGPPEQDGEGAAPADEDAPEDSEDGGTAPAKRSRASAEPEDESGGAGFRCVPCGFSTEDGAEFQRHIPQHRADAASFQCLQCGICFASAGSLGRHRFITHRVRDAQGEADRGPGRASPDGSPRLGAGAASPQAGGEDADGNLICRVCGQRFDKASDLNTHFRTHGMAFLTAHKTDKPQ, encoded by the exons ATGGGGGACATGAAGACCCCAGATTTTGACGACCTGCTGGCAGCGTTCGACATTCCGGACATCGACGCCAAGGAGGCCATCCAGTCGGCGCCAGATGAGGCGGAGGGAGCGCCCCACGGGCCCGGCGGGGCAGCTCTGGGGAAGCCCGACAATGGGGCGGGGTCTCTCAGCCCCTCGGACGTGCAGGGGGACACGTCCATCGTCAGCGTCATCGTCAAAAACAAAGTGCACGCCGAGACGGCGGCGGCCGACGACGACGAGGGAGACGCCCAGCCGGACGCCATCCACGTCATCGCCCGTGCCGGGGCGGACGCCGGCCCTCGTCTCGGCGGGATGGTGGAATCGGACGCTCTCAATCACAACGGTTTTGGGATGTCGGGCGTTGCCGTCCCGCTGGCCGTGGGCCAGTCCAACGGCGCCCCTTGGCCCTTGAGCGCGCCGAAACCTCCGGCGGAGATTTCGGCCACCACCAAGTCCGCCAAGCAGGGAGGGAACATATTCAACAGACTCAAGCCTCTTCTGGGCCCCGCTTCCGGAGATCCGGTGGGCCGGGCCAGGAAGATGCAGCTTCTGCAACAGCAGCAGGACGCGGGACAGGACAGAGCGGACGGCCTGAAAGCCGCGCTGCCCTCCGCGTCTTCGGCGGGATTGACGCCGACTTACTTCCCACCCTCCAAAGCTCTTCCGGCCCCGCCCGGCACCCTCTTGTCGCACGTCAAGCCTTTTAACGGCGCCCCCAAGATGGCGGACTACCGGCCgatggaggaggaagaggacgaggaCTCGGACGCAGATTTGGACAGTCCGCTGGTCATCCAGGAGAGCCCGGACTCGCCCATTTCCGCTCAGATGAATCGTCGCTACAAGGATATAACCCAGCCGGCACCCGGCGCTCCTCCTCAGCCCAAGCCGGGCTACGCCCCCCAAGAGGCGTCGCCGAGCCCGCGCTCGGCGTCCGCCGGGGTCGAGACTCCGCAACCCGAGGAGAAGCACCCGGAGCACGTCATCGAGGAGAGGGACTCGCCGGAGAGCCCGGAACCGGAGGCGCCTAAGGCCGGCGCTCAAGCGCCACACGCCAAGAGGTGCTCCAGCCCCGCCGCGGCCTCCACGCCGCCGTCTTCCGAGCTACGGGAACccaaggaggaagaggaagagatgGAGGTGGGGAACGCAACGGACAAGGCGgcggacgccgccgccgacaAGCCGGAAGACGGCGGCGAGGAGAAGACGGTGGTGGAGGAGAGCAAGGCCAAAGCCGTCCCCCCCACCGCGGCCCCCGCCGTGCCCGGGGCCCCCTCCCGGCCCCTCAAAGTCCGAATAAAGACCATCAAGACTTCGACGGGGGGCATCACCAGGACGGTGACCAGGGTGGCCCCCAAAGGCGCCCTGGGCGGCAAAGGCCTGGACCCCAAAGGGAAGGTGTTGGTGAGCAAAGGTCTAAAATCGGAGCAGCAAGGGAACGCCAGCGCCCTGAACGCCCTCCCCGTGTCCACGCTCGCCGCCAGCAGCGTGATGCTGGCCGCCGCCACCAAAGTGCAGAACAAATTGGCGGCCTCGGACAAGGCCAAGGTTTCCGTCACGGCCGTCAACGTGACCAAATCGGCGGCCCTGCCCGCCGCCCCCGGCGTGGGCCCGTCGGGCAAATTTGGGGCCCGCTCGGCCGCCAAGGGGTCGCCCAACGGCGCGGGCGGCGCCCCCCACTCGGGCAAGCCGGCCTCCATCGTCAACAGCGCGGGCGCCGTCATCTCGCGCAGCCAGTCCAGCCTGGTGGAGGCCTTCAACAAGATCCTCAACAGCAAGAACCTGCTGCCCAGCTACAAGCCGGACCTGTCGGCGCCGCCGCCCCCCGAGTGGGGGCTGCCGCTGCCGGCCTCCGGCTACCGCTGCCTGGAGTGCGGCGACGCCTTCGCCCTGGAGCGCAGCCTGGCGCGCCACTACGACCGGCGCTCGCTGCGCATCGAGGTGACGTGCAACCACTGCGCCAAGCGGCTGGCGTTCTTCAACAAGTGTAGCCTGCTGCTGCACGCCCGCGAGCACAAGGAGCGGGGCCTGGTCATGCAGTGCTCGCACCTGGTCATGAGGCCCGTCACCGTGGAGCAGATGATCGGGCAGCAGGACGTGACGCCGGTGGGCG CGGGCTTGCTCTCCTCTTCGTccccctccgccgccgcctcggGTTCCGGCTCCGCCTCCAGCCCCATGAAGGACGGCGGGGGTCCGCCCCGGCAGGTGCGGCGCGCCCCCCAGGGCCCGCAGGCTCTGATGccgctgccgtgcaagaaggccGAGGGCCTGCAGTACAACAACTACAAGTGTCCCGAGTGCCAGACGCAGTTTTCCAGCAAGGCGGCCATGGTCACGCACTTCCAGCAGATCAGGGCGGCGTCCAACTCG ACGTGCTCCCAGTGCTCCCCGCCCATGATGCTGCCCAACTCGTGCGCCGTGTCGGCCCACCAGCGGATCCACAAGCACAAGGCCCCCCACGTGTGCCCCGAGTGCGGGGGCGTGGCCCGGCAAGCCGCCTTCCAGACTCACCTGGACGAGGCTTGCCTGCACTTTGCCAGACGCATCGGCTACAG GTGCTCGAGTTGCCAGGTGGTGTTCGGCGGCTTGAACTCCATCAAGTCCCACATCCAGACGGCCCACTGCGAGGTTTTCCACAAATGCCCCAGCTGCCCCATGGCTTTCAAGTCGGCGCCCAGCGCCCAGAGCCACATCGGCACGCAGCACCCGACGCTGACCGGCGGACAGGCCAA GATGATCTACAAGTGCGTGATGTGCGACACGGTTTTCACCCAGAAGCCCTTGCTCTACATGCACTTTGACACGCATCTGGCCAAGCAGAAGGTGCACGTCTTCAAGTGTCCCGATTGCACCAAGCTTTACGCGCAGAAGGGCTCCATGATGGAACACATCAAG ACGGCACACAGAGGCTCGGCGGCGAAACAAGAATCCGCCTCCGAGCCCCCCGCGGCGATGGCCACCGCCCCCGCCCCGGTGTCCGCCCCCAAGGCCAAGCCCCCACCCAAGCCCGACAACTCGGACGGCGAGGACTGGGGGCGAGACAACGAGGAGgacgatgaagaggaggaggaagaggacgacGACGGGGACGAAGACTACGAGGGTCCCGGCTCGGCGGGGCCGACGGCCGGGGCCCCCGCGGAGTGGACTTGCCCGCAGTGCCAGAGCACTTTCACCGACAATGACGACTATCTCAGCCACGTCAAAATGGAGCACGGCAAG TTCCCTTGTCGCATTTGCGGGGGCAACTTTAGCACATCGTCCAGCCTCAGGCGCCACGAGAGAGTCATTCACGAGGGCAACAAGAGGGTTTTCCATTGCCA GTATTGCACGGAGGGCAAACGTACCTTCGGCAGCCGCTTCCTGCTGGACAAACACATCCGGCTCAAGCACAAGAGTGCGGACGGGCAG GCGGCCCCTATGACCCGGAAGCGCGCCGCCACGGGGACGGAAGCTCCCGGCGGCCCTCCGGAACAGGACGGCGAGGGCGCGGCGCCTGCGGACGAGGACGCCCCGGAAGACTCGGAGGACGGGGGCACCGCCCCCGCCAAGAGGAGCCGCGCCTCGGCCGAGCCGGAAGACGAGAGCGGCGGCGCGGGGTTCCGCTGCGTGCCGTGCGGCTTCTCCACGGAAGACGGCGCCGAGTTCCAGCGCCACATCCCGCAGCACCGCGCCGACGCCGCCTCCTTCCAGTGCCTGCAGTGCGGCATCTGCTTCGCCTCGGCCGGCTCGCTGGGGCGACATCGCTTCATCACTCATCGAGTGAGGGACGCCCAGGGCGAGGCCGACCGCGGGCCGGGGCGGGCATCCCCGGACGGCTCGCCCCGGCTGGGTGCCGGCGCCGCCTCTCCTCAGGCCGGGGGCGAGGACGCCGACGGCAACCTGATCTGCAGGGTGTGCGGACAGCGCTTCGACAAGGCGTCGGACCTCAACACCCACTTCCGGACCCACGGCATGGCCTTCCTCACGGCGCACAAGACGGACAAACCCCAGTAG